One genomic segment of Amycolatopsis sp. WQ 127309 includes these proteins:
- a CDS encoding exopolysaccharide biosynthesis polyprenyl glycosylphosphotransferase yields the protein MTEPRTSVLPGPVPAPRRHRPGEQPLRPARGRPFLTRVNAVVVLLVAVDVVSWLVAIALAGAGLPGAVAAGAALWGTRAAGRVHRRRLWLSWLQDLPRSVAATGIAFALVTGVTLVAGPAAAGMADAQRLVLVFAVLSECTRPWVFALGRWGRRRLRRCDRAIVVGSGASGGDLVRTMLQHPEFGLLPVGFVPSGPDAEPGDVPADLFEDDLAEAISRLGAGTVVLAHSRDHDGSIVDAAVTAHRLGCVTLALPRLFALAPDGSGTDRLRSYPLVWLAGAPTRRPTWWVKRAVETTLAAAALAALSPVIALCALAVLVESGFPVIFRQVRVGVAGRTFLLYKIRSVRPATVDDAQTRWSVVGDARVGPVGRFLRRSSLDELPQLWNVVRGDMALVGPRPERPLFVNEFSAVHDFYWARHRVPTGLTGLAQVHGLRGDTSIADRARYDNYYIANWSLWLDVKIIILTVGELLCRRPR from the coding sequence GTGACTGAACCGAGAACCTCCGTGCTCCCCGGGCCGGTGCCGGCCCCGCGGCGACACCGACCGGGTGAGCAGCCGCTGCGGCCGGCTCGGGGCCGGCCGTTCCTGACCCGGGTCAACGCCGTTGTGGTGCTTCTGGTCGCGGTCGACGTCGTCTCGTGGCTGGTCGCGATTGCCCTGGCAGGGGCGGGGCTGCCGGGGGCGGTGGCGGCCGGCGCCGCGCTGTGGGGCACCCGGGCGGCCGGCCGCGTCCACCGGCGTCGCCTGTGGCTCTCGTGGCTGCAGGACCTCCCGCGATCGGTCGCCGCCACGGGAATCGCGTTCGCGCTCGTCACCGGCGTCACGCTCGTCGCGGGCCCCGCGGCTGCGGGGATGGCCGACGCGCAGCGGCTGGTCCTGGTGTTCGCCGTGCTCAGCGAGTGCACGAGGCCGTGGGTCTTCGCGCTCGGCCGGTGGGGCCGTCGCCGGCTCCGGCGCTGCGACCGGGCCATCGTCGTCGGCTCGGGTGCTTCCGGCGGTGATCTCGTCCGCACCATGCTGCAGCACCCCGAGTTCGGCCTCCTGCCGGTCGGCTTCGTCCCGTCCGGCCCGGACGCGGAACCCGGTGACGTTCCGGCGGACCTGTTCGAGGACGACCTGGCCGAGGCGATTTCCCGGCTCGGGGCGGGCACGGTCGTGCTCGCCCACTCCCGTGACCACGACGGCTCGATCGTCGACGCGGCCGTCACCGCGCACCGGCTCGGGTGCGTCACCCTGGCGCTGCCCCGCCTGTTCGCGCTTGCGCCCGACGGGTCCGGGACCGACCGGCTCCGCAGCTACCCCCTGGTGTGGCTGGCCGGGGCGCCGACCCGACGACCCACCTGGTGGGTCAAGCGCGCGGTCGAGACCACGCTGGCCGCCGCGGCGCTCGCCGCGCTGTCCCCGGTCATCGCCCTGTGCGCGCTGGCGGTCCTGGTGGAGAGCGGCTTTCCGGTGATCTTCCGCCAGGTGCGGGTCGGCGTGGCCGGCCGGACGTTCCTGCTCTACAAGATCCGCAGCGTCCGGCCGGCCACCGTCGACGATGCGCAGACCCGGTGGTCGGTCGTGGGGGACGCCCGGGTCGGACCGGTCGGCCGCTTCCTGCGACGGTCCTCTTTGGACGAGCTGCCGCAGCTGTGGAACGTCGTGCGCGGAGACATGGCGCTGGTCGGGCCGAGGCCGGAACGTCCCCTGTTCGTCAACGAGTTCTCCGCCGTCCACGACTTCTACTGGGCCCGGCACCGCGTGCCGACCGGGCTGACCGGGCTCGCCCAGGTCCACGGACTGCGCGGGGACACCTCGATCGCCGACCGGGCGCGCTACGACAACTACTACATCGCCAACTGGTCGCTCTGGCTGGACGTCAAGATCATCATCCTCACGGTGGGAGAACTGCTGTGCCGAAGGCCACGCTGA
- a CDS encoding putative glycoside hydrolase family 15 protein, translated as MPKATLTREHPAITRLLVWGAALVLAAGSVAGCTTNSPQEVAYAVSVPPPKPLAPCAWWYGIGQPPTARELTLAARRYEVVVLNADQGAAMRRLHELNPQIKVLAYKDLSSTRNYPGAVDGGKDAQFLPSGIGYVAAEQNHPEWFATDANHGRIEWQGYPKHWQMTVWDPAYQQAWSSAVVAEVTGEGWDGVLADNDFNSLSHYSRAILIGTTTAAQTDRKLRDGLDAFLALVGEAFRKAGKLFVPNVSETHLTPGRWTAHSRFGGAMEENFGFREDSGNGGLLTFRGNEFQELRAQAALGESLLLLVTRARSEQQDRAGYASAALLAGPRTCWTPATTDDYRDPEWSDLQGSGLGEAVDAAGRLPDGVWTRTFTNGWVAVNPTSATRTVTPPAGLVAAGAPARARTSPPSTDPPSSPPPPASIELAAADGLVMVKPK; from the coding sequence GTGCCGAAGGCCACGCTGACGCGCGAACACCCGGCGATCACCCGCCTCCTCGTCTGGGGCGCCGCCCTCGTCCTGGCGGCGGGCAGCGTCGCGGGGTGCACCACGAATTCGCCACAAGAGGTGGCGTACGCGGTGTCCGTGCCACCGCCGAAACCCCTGGCGCCGTGTGCGTGGTGGTACGGGATCGGCCAGCCGCCGACGGCGCGGGAGCTGACGCTGGCGGCCCGGCGGTACGAGGTGGTCGTGCTCAACGCCGACCAGGGCGCGGCGATGCGGCGGCTCCACGAGCTCAACCCGCAGATCAAGGTGCTCGCGTACAAGGACCTTTCCAGTACCCGGAACTACCCCGGGGCGGTCGACGGGGGTAAGGACGCGCAGTTCCTGCCCAGCGGCATCGGGTACGTCGCGGCGGAGCAGAACCACCCCGAGTGGTTCGCGACCGACGCCAACCACGGCCGCATCGAGTGGCAGGGCTACCCGAAGCACTGGCAGATGACGGTGTGGGACCCGGCCTACCAGCAGGCCTGGAGCTCCGCGGTGGTCGCCGAAGTGACCGGGGAAGGCTGGGACGGCGTCCTCGCGGACAACGACTTCAACTCGCTCAGCCACTACTCGAGGGCGATCCTCATCGGCACCACGACCGCGGCCCAGACCGACCGGAAGCTGCGCGACGGCCTGGACGCCTTCCTCGCCTTGGTGGGCGAGGCGTTCCGGAAGGCGGGGAAGCTGTTCGTGCCGAACGTCTCGGAGACGCACCTGACGCCGGGCCGGTGGACGGCGCACTCGCGCTTCGGCGGGGCGATGGAGGAGAACTTCGGGTTCCGCGAAGACAGCGGGAACGGCGGCCTGCTCACCTTCCGCGGCAACGAGTTCCAGGAACTGCGCGCCCAAGCCGCCCTCGGCGAGTCGCTCCTGCTGCTCGTCACCAGGGCCAGGAGCGAGCAGCAGGACCGCGCGGGGTACGCCAGCGCGGCGCTGCTGGCGGGCCCCCGGACCTGCTGGACCCCGGCCACCACGGACGACTACCGCGATCCCGAGTGGTCGGACCTGCAGGGCAGCGGTCTGGGTGAGGCGGTCGACGCCGCCGGCCGGCTGCCCGACGGCGTCTGGACCCGGACGTTCACCAACGGCTGGGTGGCGGTGAACCCGACGTCGGCCACCCGGACCGTGACCCCGCCGGCGGGCCTCGTCGCCGCGGGCGCTCCGGCGCGGGCGCGGACTTCGCCGCCGTCCACGGATCCGCCGTCTTCGCCACCGCCGCCCGCGTCGATCGAGCTGGCGGCCGCCGACGGGCTGGTGATGGTCAAGCCGAAGTAG
- a CDS encoding glycosyltransferase family 4 protein, giving the protein MTRIAYVLTQDRGGPVDVTVRLAATLLDEGVDVRVFGPVPARGAELIDGHHEHLPVPDKEDLAAANRARSAIRDWRPDVVHAQDRRAGLVVAGLRFARGPRPALLQTYHGVPDDVAEPWFRGRCRAPGPSAYTRTVLAADAVVARVLDHTVVPAEAMGRFLHRRLKVPANRLTRIDNCVELGAASPPAGPVRHLIFVGLLVERKGILDLLAALAVPGVLPAGAELTVVGDGPQRAEAERAAQAAPLAGRVTFLGFRPDVPALLAAADALVLPSTMEQQPLVVAEAMAAGKPVVATDTGGVADMLDPGFLVPPGNVAAMADCLSGLFADPAPARIGALLAARARQRYAPAVCARRHLDLYASLIGAPNATSA; this is encoded by the coding sequence ATGACACGCATCGCCTACGTGCTGACCCAGGACCGGGGCGGGCCGGTGGACGTCACCGTGCGGCTCGCGGCGACGCTGCTCGACGAGGGCGTCGACGTGCGCGTCTTCGGGCCGGTACCCGCACGCGGGGCCGAGCTGATCGACGGTCACCACGAGCACCTCCCGGTGCCGGACAAGGAGGACCTCGCGGCCGCGAACCGGGCGCGGTCGGCGATCCGGGACTGGCGGCCGGACGTGGTGCACGCGCAGGACCGGCGGGCGGGCCTCGTGGTCGCGGGGCTCCGCTTCGCCCGCGGCCCCCGGCCGGCGCTGCTCCAGACCTACCACGGCGTCCCGGACGACGTGGCGGAGCCGTGGTTCCGCGGCCGGTGCCGGGCTCCCGGGCCGTCCGCCTACACCCGGACGGTGCTCGCGGCGGACGCCGTGGTCGCGCGCGTCCTCGACCACACGGTCGTGCCCGCGGAAGCGATGGGCCGGTTCCTGCACCGGCGGCTCAAGGTGCCCGCGAACCGGCTGACGCGGATCGACAACTGCGTCGAGCTGGGTGCGGCGAGCCCGCCGGCCGGGCCGGTGCGGCACCTGATCTTCGTGGGCCTGCTGGTGGAGCGCAAGGGAATCCTCGACCTGCTCGCGGCGCTGGCGGTACCGGGCGTCCTGCCCGCCGGCGCCGAGCTGACCGTCGTGGGTGACGGCCCGCAGCGCGCCGAAGCGGAACGGGCCGCGCAGGCGGCCCCGCTGGCCGGGCGCGTCACGTTCCTCGGCTTCCGGCCGGACGTCCCCGCGCTGCTGGCCGCCGCGGACGCACTGGTGCTGCCGTCCACCATGGAGCAGCAACCCCTCGTCGTCGCCGAGGCGATGGCGGCCGGGAAACCCGTCGTGGCCACCGACACCGGTGGCGTGGCCGACATGCTGGACCCGGGATTCCTGGTACCGCCGGGAAACGTCGCCGCGATGGCGGACTGCCTGAGCGGGCTGTTCGCCGACCCGGCTCCGGCCCGGATCGGCGCCCTCCTCGCCGCGCGGGCCCGGCAGCGGTACGCCCCGGCGGTGTGCGCACGGCGGCACCTCGACCTGTACGCCTCGCTGATCGGTGCCCCGAACGCTACTTCGGCTTGA
- a CDS encoding glycosyltransferase, giving the protein MKVVHVSQPGTAGVAVVVLELAVAQRDRGWSVAVVCPPSSWLAGRARQAGIEVRGWAATRSPGPHVAGETLRLRRLLAELTPDVVHLHSSKAGLAGRLALRGGRPTVFQPHLWSFETACGPLRWASAAWERVASRWTHLVVCVSDDELAAGREAGVTANAEVVCNGVDTARFAPGDRVAARRRLGLPTRAPIAVCLGRLAELKGQDQLLSAWPDVLRRFPDATLVLAGDGPMGAVWRERHPVAAHESVRWWGHTDDPAAFYTAADVVVLPSRAEGMALVPLEAMACARPVVAFDVGGMRQSVADAGAVLPPGDLGSLAEAVVARFADPELGAREGERGRRRAELSFDRNRMTDQVAALVDELTASERIP; this is encoded by the coding sequence TGGTGTGCCCGCCGTCGAGCTGGCTCGCCGGACGCGCCCGGCAAGCCGGGATCGAAGTGCGCGGCTGGGCCGCGACCCGCTCCCCCGGCCCGCACGTGGCCGGGGAAACGCTGCGGTTGCGGCGGCTCCTCGCGGAACTGACGCCGGACGTGGTGCACCTGCACAGCTCCAAGGCCGGGCTGGCCGGACGGCTGGCGTTGCGCGGTGGCCGGCCGACGGTGTTCCAGCCGCACCTGTGGTCCTTCGAGACAGCGTGCGGACCGCTTCGCTGGGCCTCCGCCGCCTGGGAGCGGGTCGCGTCCCGGTGGACCCACCTCGTCGTGTGCGTCAGCGACGACGAGCTCGCGGCCGGTCGCGAGGCGGGCGTGACAGCGAACGCGGAAGTCGTCTGCAACGGCGTCGACACGGCCCGGTTCGCTCCGGGCGACCGGGTCGCGGCGCGGCGGCGCCTGGGCCTGCCCACGCGGGCGCCGATCGCCGTCTGCCTCGGCCGGCTGGCCGAGCTCAAGGGCCAGGACCAGCTGCTGTCCGCGTGGCCCGACGTCCTGCGCCGGTTCCCGGACGCCACCCTGGTGCTCGCCGGAGACGGGCCGATGGGCGCCGTGTGGCGGGAACGCCACCCGGTGGCCGCGCACGAATCGGTGCGGTGGTGGGGACACACCGACGACCCGGCGGCGTTCTACACGGCCGCGGACGTCGTGGTCCTCCCGTCGCGCGCCGAAGGCATGGCGCTGGTGCCGCTGGAGGCGATGGCGTGCGCGCGGCCCGTGGTCGCCTTCGACGTCGGCGGGATGCGGCAGAGCGTCGCCGACGCCGGTGCCGTCCTGCCGCCCGGTGACCTCGGCTCACTCGCCGAAGCGGTGGTCGCCCGGTTCGCGGACCCGGAGCTGGGCGCGCGCGAGGGCGAACGCGGCCGCCGCCGGGCGGAACTCTCCTTCGACCGGAACCGGATGACCGACCAGGTCGCCGCGCTCGTCGACGAACTCACGGCCTCGGAGCGGATCCCATGA